The genomic region ACAAGTACATCAAATGTACCCACATATAGTCCAAGTTTTGTTTTAGTTGGATAAAGAAGCGAGTATCTCCAAATCAGATATCAATTGCAAAACATCGAATTCAAATTTAATGACTTatgtgacaatttgatatcATGCATTTGGCTGGGCTCATTAGTTGGAGCCAGATTTGTTCTTATAAATATCTGTTTTTGTCCGATTGTCATTTTTGACATCTTGTTTGAAAATAGGAAGTTGAGTTTCCAAGTACATTATTGATAGATTAGGCACCTGTAAACAGATGTAACGTCTCATCATATCATCAACCACCAAATCTATTTTAAAATTAGCTAGTCTTGATTAACTTTTTGCCTATACGAAAGCATGATTTGCTATTTAACAAGTACCAGCCATCAATTAGGAGAGTGAGCACAAATTGTCAAATTCCAATGATTTTGGCAACGTTAAGTCTTCATGTCCGCCAGTCAAACCGCGTCACTCTGCAGTAACACACAAAAAGAAGAACCGTTGTAttgtatttcttttatttatactCGTTGTCTCATTCGATTCTCTGTAAAGCCGTATAGAATCTGTTggacacaagtttttctccaatcataaagaaaatatgagagagCGGAATTTGTGCTTGGAAAGTTGGTGCCTATATGCTATAGCTGGTAATCATACTTATTGAGCTCCACTTCCAACTCTTTGAATGCATCCACCGTTTTAGCCGCAAACTTCACCGGCCCTCTCAAAGATAACCACCACCCTCCTCCACAATCTACGACCACCAAActctagatatatatatatattataaagctAGATTTTAATCTCTAAACaggatgaagtttagaaaaatgttttatacaagattaaaaattgattttagtccctaaactttatttaatgccagcatatgtattcaatgtctctttttttatttataattttatgaatttaaattttatgaaaatattataaattttaattctcattatggtaagcatcttatataagaaaatattttcgtagagatttttcggtacacttatgttcttgcatattttcttatttgccactaattcattacaatatatttaggtatgaacattttggtacatttggttagtataatatgtttagatacggacatttcggtacactaatttagtataatatatttaggtactgacattttggtacactagtttagtatcatatagttAGGTACGGAATTTTCGGTTcacttatgtttttacatattttattctgtgtcactaattcactacaatatatttaggtacgagcatttcggtacactaattttataaaatatattatgatatggacgtttaggtacactaGTTAGAGAAAgctaaataaaattaatgaattaaaatgtgtctaataataaatttaaaatttaatgtaataacattaaataagttatctattaatataaaaacaaaaatataatatgaatttgaattaagtacacagtaagggactaaaatcaatattcaatctaacaaaaatataatatgaatttaatgtgtatatatattggaAAATTCTATTTTAATCCTTGTCTAAAATTACTTTTTGAATAAAACTTGTCTAagattaaaaactaattttaatccttggcatttaattgtaatttttttttaatattaaataggTTGTAATAATTATTGAGTTTTTTGTCTGTAGGTTATATTTGATtcccataaataataaaaaatttatttatcattgatAGTTATTATTAAGTTTCCATAATAAGAAAAGTCATATTgttacatcccggcccgggcgggatcacttccctggcccgactccaccgtagcatgatattatccgcgttgggcctcgaccacgtcctcacggttttgtttctgggaactcacacgagaacttcccagtgggtcacccatcatgggaatgctctcgcgcgctactcgcttaacttcggagttccaacggaacacgaaaccagtgagctcccaaaatgcctcgtgctaggtaaggatgatagtatacatttaaggatcactcccctgggcgatgtgggatgtcacaatccaccccccttaggggcccgacgtcctcgtcggcatacACACgtccagggttaggctctgataccaaattatcacatcccggcctgggcgggaccacttccctggctcgactctaccgtagcacgatattgtccgctttgggccccaaccacgccctcacggttttgtttctgggaactcacacgagaacttcccagtgggtcacccatcatgggaatgctctcgcgcgctactcgcttaacttcgaagttccaacGGAacacgaagccagtgagctcccaaaaggcctcgtgctaggtagggataagaatatacatttaaggatcactcccctgggtgatgtggcccgggacggatcacttcccaggccccgctccaccaccgtagcacgatattgttcgctttgggcttaccattccctcacggttttgtttttgggaactcacgagcaacttcctagtgggtcacccatcatgggattgctctagcccccttctcgcttaacttcggagttcatacgaaactcgaagccagtgagctctcaaaaggtctcgtgctaggtagggatgagagtatacatttaaggatcactcatctggacgatgtgggatgtcacacatattattattattattattttgtaaaataataaattttgttagattagatgttatatataattatttttttcattgtgcatgaatttctccatatatatgaatatgcatATTATGTACATATGTATGTTGAGATGCTACAGTTGCGTACTAATACATTTGTACCGACACATTTGTAAAGATACATTCGTATCGAAACTTACGAACCGATACGTCTACACCTATGAGTAAAATAAGGTACCTAAAGTTATGCATTGATACATTCGTACCAAAACTTATGTACCGATACTTTCGTACCTATGAATAAAATAAGGCACCGAAAGTTAtgtatgaattgtttttgttttgctgttgaatttttttattgataagaatttaaattttgaatcaatttttatctattaatttgattggagcacaaaaaaaaacattaattatGGATGGGTGAAGAATTTCGAATGGtaagtttataaataataattgtAGTATAATTACTTAAATGTGATAAGTTTTAAAAATAACGACTTATATTAGATTTTGAAAATCGTTCAGGTTAAAATCGAAAAACAATCTTCTTGAAGCCCtaaaatctatatatatatacacacacacacacatacacacacacacacacatacacacacacacacacacacacgagtTGTTCCCAACTAAAGCCCTCCAAATCTTCCTCTGTATCTTTTGAACTACCCCTACAATATGAAcattctcattttcttcctaattttaacCTCACAAATAATCTACAATCTTCCAATAACTTCATCCCAATTGACTGATCCCCCTCCCTCCTCCGGCAACCAAGGCCAATGGCGCCTTCTCCACTCCTCCGTCGGCATCTCCGCCATGCACATGCAACTCCTACGTACCAACAAAGTCATCATGTTCGACCGCACCGATTACGGCCCTTCCAACATCTCCCTCCCCCGCGGCCAATGCCGCCGCGACCCCAACGACACCGTCCTCAAAGTAGACTGCACGGCTCACTCCATCCTCTATGACCTCGGCTCAAACACATTTCGCCCCCTCACCGTCCACACCGATACATGGTGCTCCTCCGGTTCCGTCCTCCCCGACGGAACTCTCGTCCAGACCGGCGGATACAACGACGGCGACCGCGTCGTCCGCACGTTCTCTCCATGCAACAACGACAATTGTGATTGGCTCGAGCTGCCGAACTATTTAATACAACGTAGGTGGTACGCTACTAATCAAATACTACCGGACGGCCGTGTAATCATTGTCGGCGGTCGCCAGCAATTTAATTACGAATTTTATCCTCGGAGTTCCCAAAACCAAGGTGGGCCCCGCACAATCTGGCTCGAATTTTTGAGACAAACGACGGACCAAGACGAAAACAATTTGTACCCATTTCTCCACTTGTTACCGGAcggaaatttatttattttcgcCAACACAAAATCTATAATCTTCGATTACAGCCAAAACGCAGTCGTCCGAGAGCTCCCCAACATCCCCGGCGGGGACCCACGTAACTATCCGAGCACGGGCTCGTCAGTTCTGCTTCCACTAGACGAAAACACACCCAGCAACGGAAGCATAGAAGTCGAGATAATGGTCTGCGGCGGTGCGCCGCGGAACTCGTACGTGCTCGCGTTGCACGGAGAGTTCATCAACGCGCTTGGCACCTGCGGGCGGCTCAACGTGTACGACCCGAACCCGAGGTGGGTCGTGGAGCTTATGCCGGTTCCTCGAGTCATGGCTGATATGCTTCTTCTGCCGACCGGAGACGTCGTCATCATAAACGGTGCCGCACAGGGAGCTGCCGGTTGGGAAAACGGGCGCGATCCGGTTACCACACCTGTCATTTACAGGCCGTCAGAGGTTCTGAACCACAGGTTTTCGGTCATGATCGGTTCGCCGAGAGCGAGACTGTACCATTCCACGGCTGTCCTGGTACCTGACGGCCGGATTTTGGTCGGCGGAAGCAATCCGCACGCTTACTACAACTTCACCGGCGTCGAGTACCCGACTGATCTGAGCCTGGAGGCGTTTTCACCGCCGTATTTGTCGGAGGAGTACGACCCGGTTCGGCCGAGGATAGCTGCGATAGACGTGGTTTTCGGGTACCGGCAGTTGATTTCTGTCGAGATATTGGTGCCGGAGTCTCTGTCGGTGAGGGTTTTGTCGGCGAGATTGGTTGCTCCGTCGTTTACGACGCACTCATTTGCGATGAATCAGAGGATGGTGATATTGAAGCTGATCGGAGTGACGCACATGGCGGCGGGTACGTATAGGGTGAGCTTGGTGGGGCCGTCGACGGCGGAGATTGCGCCACCGGGTTATTATCTGCTGTTTGTGGTGCACGCCGATATTCCTAGCTCCGCTGCATGGGTGAGGGTGCAGTGAGTCAGCCACTGACAATGCGAAAGGATATAATGGTAAATGAAGTAATaaagttttgaataaaattgTATGCAATATTTTATGGAAATGGTtagtagcactccaaaaatctcatttggtattttctataattataaagaaaaatacacacttatgaggagtgttgaatgagatttttgaagtgctaataacagtttctAATTCCTATGTTACAAATAATGAAAGAAGTATGGGTTTTATCCATCATAACCATCTAACTTGAAAAAAGTccaactatttttcttttaaaaaaatagacTAGCTGGTGGCTTCGCTAAAACAGTCTACTCTTTCAGCCGAAAAAATTAAAAGTCATATTCACACAACTTAGGGGTGGGTTGAAAAAATTGACAACCGAAAAAAAAGGGGACCAAAAACCGAACCGCAACcgaaaaaaccaaaccaaaagtaCAAAACGATCTAAACCAAAATGGTTTGGTTCAGTTTCGGTTTTTGAGGttcaaaaaccgaaccgaaccgaataaatatatattaaatttatataaaattttaattattatatataatggGTATTTATTTCCAAACTAGTTCCAAGCCCAAACTTCAAACCCTTTAGGGCCGAATAGAAAGTTAGACCTCCTATTAGAAAGTTAGAAACCCTAGCATActaattatttcttcttttcttctccccAACCGTGTTCCTTCTctccatttttttcttgtttttttttcctctcatgCCGCCACCTTCctctctcccatttctctcttgcttttttcttcttttgttctctcatctccctctcacctatttctttccctttctttttttttttttctcccctgCTACATCTTTCTTTATCCCAATGTCGAACTCATACATTAGTCGAAGTCGCCATGACTTTCGCCATCGTCGACAACAAGGTGGTTCTCACTCACCATTGTTGACATGCACCAAATCTAGCCACCTTTCACCGCAACTATTACGATGAACTTGTTCTCCTCGATCACTGAGCTTTGATATGAAAGATTCGACTAAGTGTGGTGCAAATTGTATCTTGTCGATTTTATTCTTTGATATGGCTTAATTTTGATAGACATGACTTATGAGTGACTTGGGTTTGCAATTTTATTGATTTGGAATTTGGTCTTTTTGATTTTAAAAATTCTGttagatttgaatggatttgaAGTGTTATATTTTTAGCTaaagatttgtttttcttcaagtttCTTCAACTTTCATTGTATTCAgcattatttgtattatttaaaataaataaaaaaacgaatCAAACTGAAACCGAACTGGAAAACAACCAAACCAGATTGAATGGTAACTTTGGTTCGATTTTCTATTTTGGGCAAAAACTGAACCGAATGAAACCAAACCCAGCCCTAACACAAGTGTCCAACTACTTGAGTTGTGCAAAAACTATATGTCATATTCACTTAATACAAAAATTAGAGCTTAACATTGAAAATGGTCTGATGGTATTGAGTTGGTAAGAATCATTATCTTCGTCAGACAATCTTTTTGATGGACAAtatgtaaaaaccaaaaaatagacTAAGAGACTTATGATATTATTCGGCCAATGGAATGAAGTAGCCTCCCTTCCtcctaaactttattttaccaaaaaaaattcacaaaaaaagaaagggaaactaatgaaaagggcttgaaaactttaagttttaataataatgacaaaataaagggtaaatgaatagtactaaaattgattttttagtgtaaaaatatgatttttcattaaagtgaatagtactgtgacattttcgttaaaacttccaaaaaaaagaaaccaaataaaGGGCACTTCCGTCTTTCTAGAAAACCGCGTTAACTGTCAACAAAATCCCCCCTGGATAAAATCTAAAgcacctctctttctctctgggTCATAATTTCGTCACGGTGGCCCACTCACACAGGATAGTTTACAAATCCCCGCGGGTCAATCCCGTAATTTCCACAAAGACAGCGCCCGTTAATTTACCGGCTAATGTATAACAACCACAGCGCCCGTCAGTTTTCCCTCCGAGAACGCGCCCCTTCCACTGACCACCAAAAAACCAAACGGAAAAAATCGAGCGAGAAAGAAAGTGAGAGAAACACCGAGAAGACTTCAAGCTGGCGGAGAAagcagagaaagaaaaaagagagagaaggagggaTAAAGCGATGAAGCACATTTTCAAGAAGCTTCACATAGGGAGCAACCACGACCCGACCCGATCGAACGAGGCCGCAGCGGcggtctcctcctcctcctccgccatAGCCTCGCCGTCGTGCGCCTCCGATCACCGGGCGGCGTCAGGTCAGACGTCCGGAAATGCTCCGGCGAGTCCTTCGCCGACTCCTGCGGGAACCGTGGCAGCTGGGGGAGGTGGCACTGTGGAGACGACGACTGTGAATCGGCCGGACTATATGATGTCGGAAGAGGAGTATCAGGTCCAGCTCGCCCTGGCGATCAGCGCTTCGAATTCGGACTTTAGGGATGATCCGGAGAAGGATCAGATCCGCGCGGCGACGCTGCTGAGCTTGGGCGGCAATCCGATCGATTCTTCGAGAGATAAGGTGGAGCCGGCGGCTGAGACCTTGTCGCGGCAGTATTGGGTGAGTTTGGTGAAGTTTTTATGTTCGAATTTATTGTAGTGTATCATCATGAATTGATTGTTAATTATGTTAAATTTGCGTTTGATTTGGGATTAGCAAAGCAAATTTTACTGTTAATTAAGTTTGACTGTTGTCATAGTAAGGTTGACTGTTTGGAATTTGCTCAATTCATTTTTAAGTAAGAGAAAGATCTGGTCTTTTGCACTATCAGAATCCTGCTAATAGTGTAGTAGTGAATTCAGCTGTATGAGCATATGGCCTGTAATGTTCTGGAGTTTTTACTAGTTTTCGAAATGACTCGtgaattatcttttaataagt from Pyrus communis chromosome 9, drPyrComm1.1, whole genome shotgun sequence harbors:
- the LOC137744644 gene encoding aldehyde oxidase GLOX, yielding MNILIFFLILTSQIIYNLPITSSQLTDPPPSSGNQGQWRLLHSSVGISAMHMQLLRTNKVIMFDRTDYGPSNISLPRGQCRRDPNDTVLKVDCTAHSILYDLGSNTFRPLTVHTDTWCSSGSVLPDGTLVQTGGYNDGDRVVRTFSPCNNDNCDWLELPNYLIQRRWYATNQILPDGRVIIVGGRQQFNYEFYPRSSQNQGGPRTIWLEFLRQTTDQDENNLYPFLHLLPDGNLFIFANTKSIIFDYSQNAVVRELPNIPGGDPRNYPSTGSSVLLPLDENTPSNGSIEVEIMVCGGAPRNSYVLALHGEFINALGTCGRLNVYDPNPRWVVELMPVPRVMADMLLLPTGDVVIINGAAQGAAGWENGRDPVTTPVIYRPSEVLNHRFSVMIGSPRARLYHSTAVLVPDGRILVGGSNPHAYYNFTGVEYPTDLSLEAFSPPYLSEEYDPVRPRIAAIDVVFGYRQLISVEILVPESLSVRVLSARLVAPSFTTHSFAMNQRMVILKLIGVTHMAAGTYRVSLVGPSTAEIAPPGYYLLFVVHADIPSSAAWVRVQ